The genomic region TCAGCAGATAACTGCAAAGCCCCACGCCTTCCCAGCCCACAAAGAGGACCAGATAGTTGGCTCCGAGGACCAGCGTCAGCATGGCAAAGCTAAAGAGATTCAGATAGATGAAGAAGCGAGGATAATCCCGGTCTCCGGCGATATAGCCAATGGAATAGACATGGATCAGGAAGCCGACTCCGGTCACCACCAGCGTCATCAGGGAACTGAGCGGATCCAGTCGAAGGGACAAGTCAACGCCGAGATCCCCTACCTGTATCCACTCCCAGAGCGGGAAGATCAGCATTCGATCAACAGCGTCCAGTCCCTGCAAGTGGAAGAAGCCACGAAGAGCCCAGACAAAGGAAAGGAACATGGCAAGGGAAGCGATGCCCCCGGTCGCCTGTACCGGGAGCCGCTTGCCAAGGACAGCATTGATTCCCAGGCCCAGCAGGGGGAAGAGAAGAATGAGCGGGAAGTAGTCCATGAACTCAACTCCTCAGAAGTGTGGTCTTTTCGAGATCCACACTGCGGAATCTGCGAAAGAGAGCGATGATGATGGCAAGGCCGATGGCGGCCTCAGCGGCCGCCACTGCCATGATGAAAAAGGCGAAGACCTGGCCGTCCAGATCGCCTCGGATTCCCGAGAAACTGACCAGAAGCAGGTTCACCGCATTGAGCATCAGTTCAATGGACATGAATACGACAATCGCATTCCTTCGGATCAGGAAGCCGGCCACGCCAATGCCGAAGAGGAGAAAGGCGAGAATGATCGAGTGGGTAAAGGGAATCACGCTATAGCTCCTTCTTCGCAAGA from Candidatus Krumholzibacteriia bacterium harbors:
- the nuoK gene encoding NADH-quinone oxidoreductase subunit NuoK is translated as MPFTHSIILAFLLFGIGVAGFLIRRNAIVVFMSIELMLNAVNLLLVSFSGIRGDLDGQVFAFFIMAVAAAEAAIGLAIIIALFRRFRSVDLEKTTLLRS